In the genome of Mugil cephalus isolate CIBA_MC_2020 chromosome 21, CIBA_Mcephalus_1.1, whole genome shotgun sequence, one region contains:
- the il20ra gene encoding interleukin-20 receptor subunit alpha, protein MWTAFVLFNLWCLHCSASSTPPSPIEVEFSSVNLRNVLHWLPGNGTPDDTHFTVEYAIYGDNVQSSKGRRVNWRAVQKCTKIARTWCDLSDETWDEEQGYYARVRAVGKGSSSKWSWTQRRFDPMSDTTFGPPLISVEIKNNSAIITLMGPMRYLSNNHTQAISMAAFYPQMSYNLSVHNTHNDQVFHIPVTTSPYKYQRLEYSTEYCFSAQSKFMSMPITCEPSVWHCITTPQDPVIEQLKKAVVGIVVPSFCICMMIVVGYILYHYLTGNGQKSPVILNPPSFHPSPLALHPEKVNHIPISPISAIMDPLCSNFELDAPPPEYSDPEENWDDSYGGVMVAPSSDGGANEASERTCDKGNNGSDVTGAAMDNTGRVPTDRVYAPQTRSSFSSVPQFRQTHVPLREEAEMSTHRLLHAWPQTRSVSQAQTQAQSFHQPAMGGVRAKRDNRGTDRNGKIDGGVEGGRECENVALLSPYVSQNLENMLASHSGRSDFLSDDYGIVAATEQTEEDGDCDDFYDEGPVSVAWDPETGTLQLPKMKQGGLDGLRQRGGEDEEEYVKKGVLKLENVFVRQTSEEEEEVRSMLERGGERGWRVEDGLTKWDLVVSMD, encoded by the exons ATGTGGACCGCATTCGTTCTTTTTAACCTGTGGTGCCTACACTGCTCAG CGTCCTCCACTCCTCCGAGCCCCATCGAAGTCGAGTTCTCCTCTGTAAATCTGAGGAATGTGCTACATTGGCTCCCGGGAAACGGCACACCAGACGACACACACTTTACAGTGGAATATGCCAT CTACGGAGACAACGTACAGAGCAGCAAAGGAAGGCGGGTGAACTGGAGGGCGGTGCAGAAGTGTACGAAAATAGCGCGGACCTGGTGTGATCTGAGCGACGAGACGTGGGATGAGGAGCAGGGGTACTATGCAAGAGTTAGAGCTGTGGGGAAGGGAAGCTCTTCCAAATGGAGTTGGACACAAAGGAGATTTGATCCAATGTCGGACA CTACGTTTGGTCCTCCGCTGATttctgtggaaataaaaaacaacagcgCCATCATCACTCTAATGGGACCAATGAGGTATCTGTCCAACAACCACACTCAGGCGATTTCCATGGCAGCTTTCTACCCTCAGATGTCTTACAACCTCTCTGTCCACAACACCCATAACGACCAGGTg ttCCACATCCCAGTGACCACTAGTCCATACAAATATCAACGGCTGGAGTACAGTACAGAATACTGCTTCTCTGCCCAGTCAAAATTCATGTCCATGCCGATCACTTGCGAACCATCAGTGTGGCACTGCATAACTACGCCTCAAG ACCCTGTGATTGAGCAGCTGAAGAAGGCGGTTGTCGGCATTgttgttccttctttctgcaTCTGCATGATGATCGTAGTCGGCTACATACTATATCACTACCTCACTGGGAACGGACAAAAGAGCCCAGTCATTTTG AACCCGCCGTCTTTCCATCCATCCCCTCTCGCATTGCATCCTGAGAAAGTCAACCATATCCCAATCAGCCCCATCAGTGCTATAATGGACCCTCTGTGCTCCAATTTTGAGCTGGATGCTCCCCCGCCCGAATACTCAGACCCCGAGGAAAACTGGGATGATTCGTATGGAGGAGTCATGGTGGCCCCCAGTAGCGACGGAGGAGCAAATGAAGCAAGTGAAAGGACGTGCGATAAAGGAAACAATGGGAGTGATGTGACAGGTGCAGCGATGGACAACACGGGGAGGGTTCCCACTGACAGAGTCTATGCTCCTCAGACGCGGTCCAGCTTCTCCTCTGTCCCCCAGTTCAGACAAACACACGTGCCGTTACGTGAAGAGGCGGAGATGAGCACACATAGGCTGCTGCATGCGTGGCCACAGACGAGATCAGTTTCACAGGCCCAAACTCAGGCTCAGTCTTTCCACCAACCAGCCATGGGTGGGGTCCGTGCTAAGAGAGACAATAGAGGAACAGATAGGAATGGAAAGATAGATGGAGGTGTTGAGGGAGGACGTGAGTGTGAGAATGTAGCCCTGCTTTCTCCTTACGTCTCCCAGAACCTCGAAAACATGCTTGCTTCTCATTCCGGCCGGTCAGACTTCTTGTCAGATGACTATGGTATTGTGGCTGCGACAGAGCAAACCGAGGAAGATGGTGATTGCGATGATTTTTACGACGAAGGTCCAGTTAGCGTTGCCTGGGATCCCGAGACCGGGACACTACAGTTGCCAAAGATGAAGCAAGGAGGGTTGGATGGACTTcgccagagaggaggagaggatgaagaggagtaCGTGAAGAAGGGCGTGTTGAAGTTGGAAAACGTGTTCGTGCGACAGACatctgaggaagaggaagaggtgcgGAGTATGCTGGAGAGAGGTggggagagaggatggagggtaGAAGATGGTTTGACTAAGTGGGACTTGGTAGTCTCCATGGACTAG
- the ehd3 gene encoding EH domain-containing protein 3 — translation MFSWLGTDDRRKKEPEVFQTVSDGLKKLYKTKLLPLEETYKFHEFHSPALEDADFDNKPMVLLVGQYSTGKTSFIRYLLEQDFPGMRIGPEPTTDSFIAVMHGDTEGVVPGNALVVDPKKPFRKLNAFGNAFLNRFVCAQLPNPVLESISVIDTPGILSGEKQRISRGYDFAAVLEWFAERVDRIILLFDAHKLDISDEFSEVIKALKNHEDKIRVVLNKADQIETQQLMRVYGALMWSLGKIVNTPEVIRVYIGSFWSHPLLIPDNRKLFEAEEQDLFKDIQSLPRNAALRKLNDLIKRARLAKVHAYIISSLKKEMPSVFGKENKKKELIGSLGDIYKRIEREHQISPGDFPNLKKMQDQLQAQDLTRFQPLKPKLLEAVDDMLANDIAGLMVLVRQEENQRPNQVVKGGAFDGTLNGPFGHGYGEGAGEGIDEAEWVVARDKPAYDEIFYTLSPVNGKVTGANAKKEMVKSKLPNTVLGKIWKLADIDKDGMLDDEEFALANHLIKVKLEGHELPSDLPAHLVPPSKRKISE, via the exons ATGTTCAGCTGGCTCGGAACCGACgacaggaggaagaaggagccGGAGGTCTTCCAGACGGTCAGCGACGGGCTGAAGAAGCTCTACAAAACCAAGCTCCTGCCGCTGGAGGAGACCTACAAGTTCCACGAGTTCCACTCTCCGGCGCTGGAGGATGCCGACTTCGACAACAAGCCCATGGTCCTGCTGGTGGGCCAGTACTCCACCGGAAAGACGAGCTTCATACG CTACCTGTTGGAGCAGGATTTCCCTGGAATGCGCATCGGCCCCGAACCCACCACGGATTCCTTCATCGCGGTGATGCACGGCGACACGGAAGGAGTCGTCCCCGGCAACGCTTTGGTGGTCGACCCCAAGAAGCCCTTCAGGAAGCTGAACGCTTTCGGGAACGCGTTCCTCAACAG GTTCGTGTGTGCCCAGCTTCCTAACCCGGTGCTGGAAAGCATCAGCGTGATCGACACGCCAGGGATTCTGTctggagagaaacagagaatcAGTCgag GCTATGACTTTGCAGCTGTCCTCGAGTGGTTTGCGGAGCGAGTGGACAGGATCATATTACTGTTCGACGCCCACAAACTGGACATCTCCGATGAGTTCTCAGAGGTGATAAAGGCTCTGAAGAACCACGAAGACAAGATCAG agttGTGCTGAACAAGGCCGACCAGATAGAGACCCAGCAGTTGATGAGAGTGTATGGAGCCCTGATGTGGTCACTTGGGAAAATAGTCAACACCCCAGAG GTGATCCGCGTCTATATCGGCTCATTTTGGTCCCATCCGCTGTTGATTCCCGATAACAGGAAGCTGTTTgaagcagaggagcaggacTTATTCAAGGACATCCAGTCCTTACCGAGAAATGCGGCTCTAAGAAAGCTGAATGACCTGATCAAGAGGGCAAGACTAGCCAAG GTCCATGCCTATATCATCAGCTCACTGAAGAAAGAGATGCCCTCTGTGTTTGGGAAggagaacaagaagaaggagctgaTCGGCAGCCTGGGTGATATCTACAAACGCATCGAAAGAGAGCATCAGATATCACCGGGAGATTTCCCTAATCTGAAGAAGATGCAG GATCAGCTCCAAGCGCAAGATCTCACCAGGTTCCAGCCTCTGAAACCTAAGCTCCTGGAGGCAGTCGATGACATGCTAGCCAATGACATCGCTGGCTTGATGGTCCTGGTCCGGCAAGAGGAAAACCAGCGGCCCAACCAGGTAGTGAAGGGTGGCGCGTTCGACGGCACTCTGAACGGCCCGTTCGGCCACGGGTACGGCGAAGGAGCCGGCGAAGGCATCGACGAGGCAGAGTGGGTGGTGGCGCGCGACAAACCCGCTTACGACGAGATTTTCTACACGCTGTCCCCCGTCAACGGGAAGGTGACGGGAGCCAACGCCAAGAAGGAGATGGTGAAGTCAAAACTGCCCAATACAGTGCTGGGAAAGATCTGGAAGCTGGCCGATATCGATAAGGATGGGATGCTCGACGACGAGGAGTTTGCGTTGGCCAATCACCTGATCAAAGTGAAACTGGAGGGACATGAACTGCCGTCAGATCTGCCTGCACACCTGGTGCCTCCTTCCAAGaggaaaatatctgaataa